The window AGTTCGAAGGCGCGGCGGATTAGCGCTGCGAGCGACACCCCCCAGCGCTTCTTCATCTGGCGCAGGCGCGCCCAGTCCAGGCGCCGCGGACACTCCGAGAGGAAGGGAGCCCGGGGGAGCAGGAAGGCGCTCGCGAAGGCGTGGGCCTCCCGCTCGGCCTCCGCGTCCCCTGCGGCCCGTCCGCGGTGCATCAGGAGGTGTCCTAGCTCGTGCGCGGCGTCAAAGCGGCGGCGGCTCCCGGAATCCTTTTCGGGCGTGAGGAAGACCACCGGCAGGTCCTCCACCCAGACGGAAAACGCATCCAGCTTCGCCGAGTGGCCAGGTACCTCAACCGGAATCACCCCCCGGGCCTCCAGGAGGCCCACCACGTCGCTGATCGGCCCCTGGCCGAGGTTCCACGCGTCGCGCACCGCAAGCGCGAGCTCCTCCACGTCCGCAGGGCCCGTGACCTGCCGGCAGAGCGAGGAGAGCTGCTCGGCCGGGAAGCTGACGAGGTCCCGGAGGTACTCGACGATCCTGCGGACCACACGCCCGTGGGCGATCAGGCGCCGGCGCTCCCGGACGGTGGCGCTGCGCAGGCTCCGGAAGTGGCAGGTGTCGATCGGGAGTTCCGGCAGGGGCTCCGCAGCGAAGAACTCCGCCGGGACCCCCAGGGCGAGGGCAAGGCGGATGAGCGTCTCCGGCTTCGGCCTCGCCTTCCCCTTCTCGAACTGGGTGACGGCGCTCGGGGAGACCTGGATACGCTCCGCCAGCTCCTTGATCTCCAGCCCCGCCATCTCGCGGGCGACTGTCAGGCGGTCGGGCGTGAACTCCCGCGCCGCCTCCGAGATGTGCTCCAGCTCCCGGAGGCGGCTCTCATAACCGGCATGATCAGGCATTTAGCGGTCCGGCGTAGCCTGGGTCTGCTCGGCAGGGATCTTGAGCGTGAGCGCCGCCGGCTCGATGCGGACCGGGCGCGGAAGGTCCGGCCTGGGCGGGGTGGGCTCGGCCGAATCGCTCCCGCTCCACCGCCACAGCTCGCGGGTCCAACTCCAGCCGCTGATCCGTCCGTCCTCCTTGCTCCCGGGCGCGGCCAGGTAGAGCGCCTCCAGGCCGTGCTCGGGGTTCCCGAAGTGCGCGAGCACGAGGGCGCGGGGGACCGCCTCGCTGAAGTCCAGCTCCAGGCAGAGCTGGTTGAGGTCGGCGAGCGCGGGTGCGCCGGCGTCGTTGTTCGGGAAGGACTGCTCGATGTCCTGGTCGCCCGAGCTGCCGCACGGATACGAGCCGAGCGTGAACGGGCCGAGGCCGAGGCGGAGGGAGGGATGGGCGCTGCGCAGCTCGAAGCCCAATTCGGGGCGCTGGGGCAGCTTCAGCAGGCGCTTCGAGATGTACTTGTAGTTGGTGAAACCGAAGAGCTGGGCATCCGCCCCATCCTCAGGCGAGTAGTGCAGGGCCGCTCTATCGTATGCGTTCCGATGCGCTTCCACGAGCACACCCACGCGCTCGGAGGTGAAGAACCGCTCTACGTCCCGCTGAAGCCGATCCAGATCCATGGAGCCTCCAGGGCGACTAAGCGAGCACCCATCGGGGTGCGCAGATTCCGCATGAAAAATAAGTGTCCTTCTCTGCCGCGCAAGCATCTTAGTGCGAGCCCTTCATACCGTGTAGCGTCGCCTTACCACCTGTGTCATGGTCGCGCCGCACGGTTCAGGAGCTCATCTACTTCGGAAAGCCCCTGGCGCAGGAGCTTGTCCTGAATCGCGAGCACACGGAGGAGGAGCTCACAGTCATCCATTTCCTCTGCTTCGCGCAGGACCGCCGATAGCGCTGTCACCAGATCGCCGGCGTTGTAGAGAGACATCCGCCCTTCCCGCTCGAACACGTTTGCTAGCGCTTCGACCACGCCCAGCGCAGACAGCGGGTTCTTCGCAGACTCAAGGGCAACCCAATCCACTACCCCACTCAGCCTGACGGACTTATCCCCTCCAGGAGTGGGAGCCTCGCGCTCCCCTCTCGCCGAAATGAGGGCTAAGGCGATCTCCGCGGTGAATTGCGCCCCCGGACCCTTGTCACTGAATGCGTGGGCGACCTGGTCGGCTGCCGCGGCCGGCACATCTTCCCGCTGGAGCATCTGGAGGAGGCCGCGGCGGCACTCCGCCCGGGAGGCCGCGCTCTCTACATTCGCGCAGAGTACTTGCGCCGTCCCCTTCCATGCGCCTTCGGGAGTTCCAGCCAGATGTTCAAAGATCTGCTCGGCCGTGATGTGGCCAGTGAGCCAGGAGAGCGCCGAGATACGCCCGTAGGTCTCGGCCGCGGATTCGAGCGCTTCCAGGCACAGGCGGTTCAGGAGAGGCGCAACGCGATCAAAGTGCTGATAGTACTGATAATAGAGCACCGGCTCCAGGTATCGCCAGAGCGTCGGCGGCGTGGCCCGGGGCATCTCCGGATCCGAGCGGAGAACCGACTCCACGATGGGCCAGCCGACCTCCGGGCGAGCCCACACCGTAAAGGGGAGACTCCGGAGCACACCCGTCCGAGTGGATGGCTCAGGATCCCCAGCGAAGGTATGAATCGTACGAATCAGGAGGTCCGGAATCGGCCGCTCGTGCTCGATCAGGTGATTGCAGAAGTTCACCGCTGCGATCGCGGCGACACCGCGGGGCTGGTTGATCGCCTCGTGCAGTAGCCGGTCGCTCCGATCATCCGCGGACTGCGACTCAACGTGTTCGCTGGTGCTGTCCGGCACAGCCAGGCGCTGGCTCAAGTCGTACAACAACGCGGTCAGCCGCGAGGCGCCGACCTCGTCGAGCAGGACGTGAGCGCACGCCTCCGCTACATCGCTCGCGGTACTCCGGAACGACCATAGGACGGGATACTGGTCGAGCAGGTCCAGCAGGCGGGTCGCGAGAGCTCCGCCGTCGGGAAGGGGCTCCCGCGGCGTCCAGTCACCGGCGGGCTTCAGACTCCCGAATCGGTAGCGAAGATGGTTTGCTACGCCGTCGACCACAGCGTCGATGTATCCGTCGTCTACCCCGGCATCGCTGAGTTCATCGATCAGGTCCAGCATCCGGACGGGCTCGACCTCGGCTGCGCCGCGGAGGACTCTCTGTAGCGAATGACGACCTCTTCCATACTCGAACTCGCCCATCCTCGCCGTGCCAACCCCGGCATCCAAGAATCTCGCCACCCGGACCAGCCCCTCGGGCGAGAGCTGGAGCAGCCCGTCGACGGTGAGCAGCGTCTCCTCAGGTAGGTCCGAGATATGGAGGCGCGGCGACGGCCGCCCGGGGCCGAATCGCGGCTCCCACTCGTCCAGGAATTCCTGCGTTTCTGCAAGACGAAACGGACGAGGCACCCACAGGAGGAACTCGTACATCTTCTGGGCAAGGCCGTCGCGCCACTCGACCTCCGGGGCGAGATGATACAAGCCCAGCACCAGCCGTTGATGTTGCTCCTGGGCGTCATCCGGAAGGTAGGGGTACGCGGCGAGGGTTAATTCCCCGAGTTCGTGGTCGAGGTCACCAGCCCGCAGGAGCTCCGGGTCGCAGAGTTGCGCGGCCACTCCGTCGGCATTTGCCATCGGATTAGCGCGGTATGCCTGGAGCAGGAGGTACCGGAGCCCCAGATCGGGCCGCATCCGCAGGAGTGGCTCATGCTCGCGCCACCACGCGTCGTCGCGGGCGGCGCGAGTCGTCAATGCCTGCTCGACAACGTCGAGCAGGAAGTTCTCGCTTTCGTACCGCAAAAGGACGCCGCGGCTGTGGCGGCGTCGGTAAGATGTGCTGCCCAGATTCCCGGAGCGGATCCGCGTTCCATCTGCGTCGTCGCTCCAATCATCACCGGCTTGGTCGCGACTCTCGTGCGGGGGTACGACGGTCTCCATGAAGCGATCAAGAAGCCAGTCCGACTCCGTCAGCCGAGTCTCCAGGAGCCCGTCCCGAATCTCGTGCCGATTGAACCGCAAGGCTCCCAGGGTGACGCGATCTCCGGAATCGTAATCCACGTGCGGGGGCTCTGGCGCCCCGGCGGGAGTCAAGAACCTCCACAGTAGGTCATCTCCACCGTCGGTGGAGCGCACGAACGACGATATTGCGCGGCCGAGCGCGTACCGGTGATCTTCGCTCCGCTCGTCCAGCATTGCCTCAAGCAGTTCGCGGATCCCTTCCGTTTGCCACACGTCCGCCGCATCCAGGCTGTTGAGGATGATCCACGTAAGTTGCGAGCGACGCTCCCGCGAGTTCGCAAGGACATCGCCCAGCGCGTCACGCCAGATCTGCACGACCGCCGCCGGGTGGGCCTGGACCCATGTACGAAGGTGGGAGGCGAGCGGGAGGAGCCACTGCTCGCGGAGGTCGGCCTCGCCGCGCACGAGCGGGAGCACGTGTGAGGTGAGGATCTGCAGCCATGCATCACCCCGCATCGCTCCGAGCAACCGACCGAAGAGATCCGGATGCGTTCTGAGGAGCCACCGAAGAAGGGGCCAGTCGTCATCCTCTGGGACGATCTCCGCGAGCGACTCCGCCACGAGGCGCCGAAGGTGGTATGCCAACGACTCGGCGTGGAGGGTAGCGCGGACCTGCTGTCGGAATCGTGATGGGTCCTGTGCGCGCAGATAGAAGAAGAACACCCGCACGGTCGGCCGGATGAACGGCACGGGGAGCTTGCTGCGGATGAACTCGAGCAGCGTCTCGCTGCGGGACAGCGCACCGTAGACTGCGAGACAGTCGAGGAGCGACTGGTGACTGAACGAGAGGGTGCCGGGACGGGGCTCCGAGAGGACCTCCTGGCTGATCAAGCGTCGGACGAGCTGGTCCGTCTCGGGTCCAGCTTGCTCGTTCAGCCAGCCGTCCAGCGTAGCCCTGGCGACGGTGAGCGTCCGCCGCTCGACCAAGCGCTCGGCCATGCAAGCCAGCGCGGCCATGGCGGGCGCTCCGAGCAGGGGATCGGCCGCGACGATCTCCTGGAGGTACCGCTCGTACAGGTGGTACGCCGAGGTGACATTGCTCAGTCCCGAAGCCGAGCTGCGGGCAACCCTCTCGAAGATGCGGAGGTGCTGCGGGACTTGGAGCAGCTGTCTGAACTCCTCCGTCAGCTCACCCGCGGCGACGTTCCAGCGCGCGAGCAGCGGTGCGACCTGGGAGTCAAAGTCGAGCGGCTCAATTATCACGGTTTCGCCCCAGGTACGTCCGCGAAGATGCGGATCGTAGTGGAGGTCGAAGTCCCGGCAGGCCGCCACGACCGTCAATCCGTCGATAGTCCGGAGCCGGTCGATCAACCCCAGGAAGAGGCGGAGCGAGCCGTGGCTCCGATGCAACGACAGGACGTCCAGAGAGTCGATGATGACGACGACCCGGCGATGAACGGCAAGGCGTGCGCACCTCCCCACGACGTCGCTGGGCATCCCCCGTCTCTGGAGATCCTCCTCGGACGACGCCTCCGCGAAAAGGTCGGCCTTGATGAAGAGCAGCACCGCACCCGGGTCGCTCTCGACCTGATCCGCGAGATCAAGGAGCACGCAGGTCTTCCCTCCCCCGGGCCTGTCCGTCAGGAGGACGCTGCGGCGACCCTCGTCAATCGCGCGGAGCACCGCGCCGACCGCAGACCGCGTAAAGTGTTCACCATCCACCGTGCGGATCCACTCCCGGCCGATCGCAGAAGCCGTGCGGAAAGCGGTGATGGTCTCCGCATCGCTGTACGGGGGCGTCAAGTACAGCCCGTGAGCCTCCAGGGCGGAAACGACATCGTCCTTGCAGAGGAGGAAGGGAGCGCCGCGAAGCTTCGCCTGATGACTGCTGAGCAGACGCTCCAGGACGTCGCGCGCGGTCGCCGGATTGGGAACGACACGAGCGAGATCGGAGAGATTCAGCCGGTCCCATTCCTCGAACGTATGCGCCGGGCCGAAGAAGATTCTGGCGCCCAGCTGCAGCGCCGCCGACTCGTCTCGGCTGACAATCTTCGCAAACCGTGTGAGAATTCCTTTCACGCTACCAGCCGCTCCGGCAATGAACGCGGCCTTATCGGGAAAGCTCCGTACAGTCTCCGCTAGCCGGTGTAAATCACCGAACGGAGTCTGAGAGTAGAAGTGTACCTCGGCCTGCGGATGGCTTTCGAGCTGGTCGCGAGCCTTGAGGAGTTCCTCCTGGAGCGAGCGGTCCCGGAGAGACCAGGTGGAGTGCTCAGGCTGGTTCTTCTTCGCCTGGATGTGGATCCGGCGCCCACCCGTGAAAATGATCACCACATCGTCAATGCGAACCGATAACTCCTCCCCCGGTATTCCCGTCGATTCGGCCTGAACGGCTTCGATGGCCGAGTCGCTCAGCAGTCGAATGGTCCAGTGCAGGGCTATTCGCAGCTGGTACTCGTCACCCTGCGAGGAGCGGGTTCCGGCGATGCTCATGCGGTGCGCACCTGAACGCTGAATCGTGGTCCTTCACGGCGTAGCAAACGCCTCATCTACGGTATCTCTTCCGGTTGGACGATCGGTAGCCACGAACCCCCGTGCGGCAGGTGGCCTGTCGAATCACCACGGACCCCGAATATACACCGTACCCGAGCGCCAGCGACATGCTGCCCACGGATAGGGAAGGTAGACCGGACCTACGGCTGGGACTTACCCGGGTAGGGATCGCCCGAGTCCGCTGCCAGAGCGGCTACTCGTTGCGAGTATGAGGAGGCTGGCTGCGCCAAACCATCCACCGGTGAGCGCATCTTAGCGGAGCGCAAGCAAGAAGATCTCCCGGATGGAGGAGTGGCCTGAAGGGGCGTCGCCCTCTTCGCGTCGCCGACAAGCCGGAGGAACGGATGTACGATCCCTCCAGGGACCACGGGGTACAAGGTCCTGCACCGTCCTTATCGCCCACTGCGTAGAAGCCGATGCCCGAGATCGGAGCCCAGGCAGCCCTGGCGGGATACCGCAAACAGGCCCTCGTCAACCTTGACCGCATCCTGGCGCCGGATGCGGAGGGCCGCACGTTCAACCCCGACGGGATCGAGGACCTGGACGTGACCGGCCCCGACGGCGAGCTGCTGGAGCTCGTCCAAGTGAAGGCGTACGCGGAGGACCTGGTCCTCTCCCACTTTTCTCCCGGGAAGCCGCGGTCGTTCCTCCGCCGCGCGGCGGCCCAACTCTCCACGCGCCCGGACCTGCCCATCACCGTGGCCACCTTCGGCCCGGTAGGCCCGGAGCTGCAGCGCGCCTGGGGCGGCGACCCGCACAACCGCAGAGAGGTTACCCATAAGCTCCGGGAGAAGGGATTTACGGACGAGGAGGTTGAGCGCCTCCTCGCCGCCGTGCGCTTCGAGCGGGTGGATGAGGAGGCGCTCCGGGAGCGCGTCCTTGCCCGACTCCGCGAAGGCCTCATGGGCGGGGACCCGGAAAGCGCCTTCGATCTGCTGACGATCTGGCTGTACCACGCCTCCGAGCAGGGGCGGCGAATCACGCGCGCGGACGTGATTGCCCGGATCGCCGCCGTGGGCCGCTACCTTGCCGACCGCGCCGCCCACCACCGGGAGTGGTTCACGTCCATCGTCCCACTCGAGGACCGGGAGATCACCGAGGACCGGCGGGTGGAGCTGCGCGACGAGTACACCCTGGGTGTCGCCGCCCGCTACGAGCACATCGTGGCCGGACACGACGTGGAGCGCCCCACTCGCCTGGAGGAGATCCACCGGGCCTTCGAGGGGGGAGCCCGCGTGGTGGTCGTGCACGGTCCGTCCGGGCAGGGCAAGAGCACCCTCGGCTACCGGTTCCTGCACGACGCCGTCCCGCAGGCGTGGCGGTTCGCCGTCCGGGCGGTGGAGGATCGTCAGCACGCACTGAGCGTCGCGGCGGCGCTGGCCGGGCACCTGCGCGCATTCGACGCCCCCATGTACATCTACATCGACGTGTCGCCGCGGGACACCGAATGGCCCGAGCTGGTGCGGGCGTTGCTGGAGCAGCCGAACGCCCGGGTGCTGGTGACGATCCGTGAGGAGGACCTCGCCCGGCTGGATGTGTCGCTGACGGACCTCGGCTATCCCCGCTCGATTCCGCTGGAGTTCGGGCAGGAGGAGGCGCGTCAAATCTACAAGCAGCTGGTGGCACGCCGACCTGCGGAGGCGTACCTCTCGTTCGAGGAGGCCTGGGAGCGGTTCGGCGGCGCCGGCCCGTTAATGGAGTTCGTCTATCTGGTCACCCAGAGCGAGTCGCTGGAGGCCCGCCTCGCCGCCCAGGTGCGGCGGCTCCGGGACGAGGTCCAGCAGGGCGTCCGGGCCGCTGCCGACCTCGACTTCCTGCTCACGGTGAGCGTCGCCGGCGCGTACGAGGCCCGCGTTGACGTGGCCTCCCTCGCCCGGGAGCTGGCGCTCCCCGTCCCCGAGCGGACGCTGGAGCTGCTGGAGCGCGAGTACTTGGTGCGGCGGTCCGCGGATGGCCGTTTCGCCGAGGCGCTCCACCCGATCCGCTCCGGCGTCCTCGTCGCGCAGCTCACCGATCCGTTGTTCTCCCCCTGGGGAGAGACGGCGGTGGCCTGCCTCCGCCACGTGCCGGAGACGGACTTGGAGTCGTTCCTCCTGTATGCGTTCGCCCGGCACCCGGCGGATGCGGACGCCCTTGCGGCCGCCGCCGCGGAGCGCAGTCTCCGGACGTGGGCCGGGGTGGCGGGCGTCTTCCGTGCCCTGCTCTGGCGGGGGATCCGCGATTACGCCGAACGCAACCGCGCGCTCATCGCCGAGGTGCGCCAGCGTGTTGGTGCCGGCTGGTGGGCAATGCTGAACGGGGACATCACCGGCGTCAATCCCGAGGGGGAGGAACAGCTCCGCACCCTGGATGGGATCCAGCCGGGCATCTTGGCCGCGGCGCAGGAGTACCGCGCCCGGCAGACGGATCCCGCCGAGGCGTTCGCCCCGGCGGCCGCATGGCTCGCTGGACTCGCCCAGGAGCCGGGTGCACCCGTGACGGTCGCGGACTGGATCGGGCTGGCGGAGGTGCACTTCTGGGCCACCCGCCTCGGGGTGCAGGGTGGGGTCACGGCATGGTCGTGCGAGGCCGACCTCACCCCGGCGATGGAGACACTGCCGCTTCCCGCGCTGGGGGAAGTCGTCCTGAGCCTCTCCCACGCGCCAGCGGAGCAGTTCGAGCCACAGGCCGGACGCTTCCAAGAACGCATCCTCCAGCGCTACCGCGAGGTGACGCGGACCATGTGGGTGGAGGAGACGGACGATACCCGCCGCGCCCACTTCATCGTCACGCCGGAGGCACTGGGTGGAAGCCCAGAGCGGCTGACGGGCCCGCGCTCTTCCGACAATGTTCTTTTCGACCGCACCAGGAGCCGGGTGGAGCTGCTCCGTCAGCTAGCTCCCGGCCGGGAGCGGTACGGAGCCCAGGGGTACGGGCACCGGCTGGGGCTGGTCGAGATGCCGTACGACCCCACCGAGATGTCGGGGGTCTCGGTCTTCTACTTGCAGCCCTCGTGGCTTCCCGTCACCAACGCAACGTTCGGGAATCTCGCCAACCTGCCGGAGCGCCCCGCCACGTGGCGGGAGTACGCCGAGACGCTCGTGCAGCTCCGCGAGGATGCGGTGGCCAGCCTGGATCAGCTCCGGCGGGGTCTGTTCGCACACTTCCGCAGCGACCAGCCCGGCCCCCTCTTCGGTCGGTACGTCGATCAGGCGAGTTGGACGCGCACCCTCAACCGATCCGAGCGCCCTCCCCAATTACCCCGTTGTGCCGTCGACGAGTGGGGGTTCGTGTCCGAGGGAATGGAGCGCCCGGTCGCAGGCGGGGGGGGTGACACCCGCTCCGGACCTGAGCGTGCTCGTGCGGCCTTCCTGCTGGACCGCTACGGGTCCCTCCTGAAATCTCTGAAGGATTTCACCCGGCCCTTGGGCAACTTCCTCCGGCAGGCCCAGCCGATTCTGTTGCTGAACGCCAAGCTCCCGCGGTCCCCTTTGTCGAAGCGTCGGCGGATGCTGCAGGCCGTCGCCGAAGCCCAGGGAGTGAGGTCGGACGACGGGTTCCTCCCGACCTACAACTTGGCCGAAGCCTGGCGTCACCTCGCCGCTTTTCAGATTGAGTTCCGGGCCCGTTTCGGCGCCCTGGTCGGAGCCACCCGGCTCGCGCGCTTGGAGGCGAAGGAGACCGCGGTCTTCGAGAAGGCGTGGTGCCTCTGGTACCAGCTGTACGCCCATCCCGAGCGGCAGTCGGGAGACCCGGAGCGGTCCGCCGTCCAGGAGTTCGGCGCCGTGCTGGACGGGCTCCGGCAGGAACTCATGCGCGGGCTGCAGGCGCTCCCGGCGGAGCACGGCCTCGTGGAGATCGCGTCCGAGGCCGTTCCCTGGGAGGGGCGGCCGGCGCTGTGGCTGCGAATGGAGTTGACCGAGCCGCTTCAGCAGTACCGGGCGCTTGATGCGGTCGTCGGGGTGCTGCAGGACGTGCTCGGAGCGGTGCAGCTGAGAAGCCCGGAGCAGTTCGCCCTGGACACCTTCTGGCCGGCAGTCGTGGTGGTCCCCTCCGTGAATGGCCACAACCTGGAGGGGATGGTCTGGCGCTTCCACCCGTTCAGCTTCTACGGCGGCGGGGAGGTCGGCGAGCGGCACTGGTCGCTGCTCCCGGCCGTGATGCCCGACGACGCGGCCGTGGCGGTGGGCGTTCCCGTCCTGCGCCCCTCCCACCTGCAGTCCTTCCGCGCCCTGCAGGCGGCACACGCGGAGCTGTGGACGTTGGTGGCCCACCTCGCTGACCTGCGCCGCCTCCCCGACGGGATTGACGACGCCGGTGTCGAGGCGGTCCGCACCTACGGAGCCGGCATCGCGGAGCGGATCGGGGAGGCGAAACGCCGCTTCATGGACACCTGGCTCATGGCTTACAGGGAGGTGCTGGAGGACGAGGAATTCCTAGAGCGCCCCGCGCTCGCCGAGGTCCACGACCTGCTCCTTGATCTGCGCCCGTGCTTCACCCCCGACCCCGACAGGGATGATGTCGCCGGTTTCCAGATGAGGGACTTGGCCGGCTGGGCGGAGCGGTTGCTGCAGGCGAACTCCACTCTGGAGGCGATCCGGCTCCTGCGCACCGCCGACCTGCTCGGCCAGCCGGCGGCGGCCGCATGAGCACCGAGGCGCGCATGGCGCGACGCCGAGCGCTCGCCGCGGGTGCGGACCCGGTCACCCGGGCTGCTCGACCTGCTGAGCCGCTTCGACGACGATCCAGCGGTGAGCTCGGCAGTACCGTGCTCGAGGCCGCACGGGCCACACCCGGGCGGTTCCGATCCACCATTATCCAGGAGGCGTTCTTCGACCCGGCCGAGACCGGCGATTGGCGGCGCTCTCCCGTCGCGCTGGAAGTGCTTGAACCGGCGGCTCCACTAACGTTAACCAGGTACATGGGGGTGTAACCGTCCCAGTCGAGAGAATTGTCGTTGCTCCAGACCGTGACGTTTGGCCGCGACGTGCCTCGTCACGGAGCAGATACCCCGCGGGACACGACTGCTCGCCATATCTGCGTCCTGTCGATTGGGACGGCTACACCCCCTTGTGTCTCGCTTTGGGAGGGGAGGGCTCGCGTTGGTCTCCACCTCCAGCTTTCTGGCTCAATCGCCGAGCAAACGCCTGTGACTGCAACTGTGACAAAGGCCCGCTTTCAATCGCTGAAAAGGAGAGTCCAATGTGCTTATGGTCGCTGGCCAAAACTGTCACCCGCATTCCTCACCTCTGCCGTAAGACACTATACCACAGTCAGTTACCTATTCTAACAGGCACGCGGATGTATGCTGCCAGATTGACACCCACCTCTTGACGGTAGACCCCGAGGTGGTATACAAAGCCCCCCAACGCCTGGAACAGAACCGCCACATAACGCGTGGTCAGGCAATAAGTTGAGTTAGCTCGCACGAGCTTACCTCAGCTGCCTATGTGACCACGGTTGTGACGTAGGACCTCCTGAACTGTTTTGGTGCCAAGCACTGCGGTTGCAAGCCCCGGCACCATCACACCGGGAACAGGCAATGCCTCAGTCAGATGCTGTGTCGGATCGAATTCGGCACACAGATACATGGCTACTGGAAGAAACTGCAGGTATCCGTGGTCCATAACATCGCCACCCGTGGTGCTCCAACCACCGACAATTGCAACGAGTTTCGCATCGAAAAATCCAGCTCTCTCACTCCGCCAAAGGCGGCGAAATGGGTGGTACTGTCCTCGCGCCAATTTTGGTAAGGTGATTCCATCGGCATGGATCATCTTCTCAAGGAGATTCAAATATCGTGCAGCCGATCCGGGGCTAAACGATCGTTCAGGGTGAGGAGGCTCCGGAAAAATCCATGCATCCGGGTGCTGTTCACCATTTGTTGTAAGGAAGCAGTCGATAGCACTCCTTAGTCGGCCGCTGATCGGAGTAATGCGGGTGAAGTCCTTTTTGTCGTTCTCTTTATCCCAGCGGATCGCGCCGTGTGGCCAGTGGTCGGCCCAGGCCTCCTCGTGCTTCCACCCCGCCACTGCGAGAGCACACCTCATTTGATCATAAGTAAGGAGGAGGTCACTGTGTCTCAACTTTCTGACTGCTCCAGCGCGTTTACCGGTCCACCGTAGGACCTGAAGAAAGAGCGCATACGCCCCTTCTGGGATACTCCAACTGCGGTTGCACCTGCGGTAGTCGACCTCAAGTCGAATCTGCAGACGAGGAGCATACCGAAGATACAGCTGGAACCGGCGTTCATCAGCCACGGGTTGTCTCATGTTGGGATCTGGCGGCGGGAGACGGAGTCCATCCAGCGGATTGTTAGTCAGTATCCGCTTGCCCCTGTGCCGAACCCCCATGAGCCAGCGGAATATCGTGCCAAGAACTATTAGGTTGTGCCTGACAGTTGTGGGACCGCCCGTGTTCCGGCTGATGAGCCTGCCGTGCACGAGCATCTTGTACTTCCCAGCAGCTCGATCCTTGACGAACTCGTCTATCAAATGCTGATCGATATCAACGAGACGAAGATCCCGGCCCCAGAGTTGTTCGAAGATGTTTGCTGCGGACCTCACTTGGCCGTTTCGGTACATCGTGCCCTTGGCTGAGAAGTAGGCGTCGAACACCTCACCGATCGTCAACTCACTACCCCGCACAGCTAGCCAATCCAAGAGGTGCTCCGGGCCATAGCCAAGTTGTGCGGCTAATTCAGCTGCAAACTGCCGGGCACGTTCGGTCGCCAAATCGAGATCTGCGGTCCGAGCACTAACTCGCGGTCTTGTGCGTGCGGTGCCATCTACGACGTGGGCTTCCAATTGCAGACTCGCGGTCCCTTTTCTCTCCTTGACATCGACTCTAATTCCCCATTCACAGACCGTAGCCCGAATGC of the Longimicrobiaceae bacterium genome contains:
- a CDS encoding XRE family transcriptional regulator, which encodes MPDHAGYESRLRELEHISEAAREFTPDRLTVAREMAGLEIKELAERIQVSPSAVTQFEKGKARPKPETLIRLALALGVPAEFFAAEPLPELPIDTCHFRSLRSATVRERRRLIAHGRVVRRIVEYLRDLVSFPAEQLSSLCRQVTGPADVEELALAVRDAWNLGQGPISDVVGLLEARGVIPVEVPGHSAKLDAFSVWVEDLPVVFLTPEKDSGSRRRFDAAHELGHLLMHRGRAAGDAEAEREAHAFASAFLLPRAPFLSECPRRLDWARLRQMKKRWGVSLAALIRRAFELGLYTEATYRRAYAILNQRGWRTEEPDEPEMERPTLLARAVVLLGQAGYSLGRLAEDLRLSESLIERLLGLGISGAPDSLPKPE
- a CDS encoding ATP-binding protein — encoded protein: MSIAGTRSSQGDEYQLRIALHWTIRLLSDSAIEAVQAESTGIPGEELSVRIDDVVIIFTGGRRIHIQAKKNQPEHSTWSLRDRSLQEELLKARDQLESHPQAEVHFYSQTPFGDLHRLAETVRSFPDKAAFIAGAAGSVKGILTRFAKIVSRDESAALQLGARIFFGPAHTFEEWDRLNLSDLARVVPNPATARDVLERLLSSHQAKLRGAPFLLCKDDVVSALEAHGLYLTPPYSDAETITAFRTASAIGREWIRTVDGEHFTRSAVGAVLRAIDEGRRSVLLTDRPGGGKTCVLLDLADQVESDPGAVLLFIKADLFAEASSEEDLQRRGMPSDVVGRCARLAVHRRVVVIIDSLDVLSLHRSHGSLRLFLGLIDRLRTIDGLTVVAACRDFDLHYDPHLRGRTWGETVIIEPLDFDSQVAPLLARWNVAAGELTEEFRQLLQVPQHLRIFERVARSSASGLSNVTSAYHLYERYLQEIVAADPLLGAPAMAALACMAERLVERRTLTVARATLDGWLNEQAGPETDQLVRRLISQEVLSEPRPGTLSFSHQSLLDCLAVYGALSRSETLLEFIRSKLPVPFIRPTVRVFFFYLRAQDPSRFRQQVRATLHAESLAYHLRRLVAESLAEIVPEDDDWPLLRWLLRTHPDLFGRLLGAMRGDAWLQILTSHVLPLVRGEADLREQWLLPLASHLRTWVQAHPAAVVQIWRDALGDVLANSRERRSQLTWIILNSLDAADVWQTEGIRELLEAMLDERSEDHRYALGRAISSFVRSTDGGDDLLWRFLTPAGAPEPPHVDYDSGDRVTLGALRFNRHEIRDGLLETRLTESDWLLDRFMETVVPPHESRDQAGDDWSDDADGTRIRSGNLGSTSYRRRHSRGVLLRYESENFLLDVVEQALTTRAARDDAWWREHEPLLRMRPDLGLRYLLLQAYRANPMANADGVAAQLCDPELLRAGDLDHELGELTLAAYPYLPDDAQEQHQRLVLGLYHLAPEVEWRDGLAQKMYEFLLWVPRPFRLAETQEFLDEWEPRFGPGRPSPRLHISDLPEETLLTVDGLLQLSPEGLVRVARFLDAGVGTARMGEFEYGRGRHSLQRVLRGAAEVEPVRMLDLIDELSDAGVDDGYIDAVVDGVANHLRYRFGSLKPAGDWTPREPLPDGGALATRLLDLLDQYPVLWSFRSTASDVAEACAHVLLDEVGASRLTALLYDLSQRLAVPDSTSEHVESQSADDRSDRLLHEAINQPRGVAAIAAVNFCNHLIEHERPIPDLLIRTIHTFAGDPEPSTRTGVLRSLPFTVWARPEVGWPIVESVLRSDPEMPRATPPTLWRYLEPVLYYQYYQHFDRVAPLLNRLCLEALESAAETYGRISALSWLTGHITAEQIFEHLAGTPEGAWKGTAQVLCANVESAASRAECRRGLLQMLQREDVPAAAADQVAHAFSDKGPGAQFTAEIALALISARGEREAPTPGGDKSVRLSGVVDWVALESAKNPLSALGVVEALANVFEREGRMSLYNAGDLVTALSAVLREAEEMDDCELLLRVLAIQDKLLRQGLSEVDELLNRAARP